One Pseudomonas sp. B21_DOA genomic window, GCGGCGCAGCGCATCGTCCGCCTGGCCGCACCTTTTGCACCGTTTACCGGCGATCTGTCGGACATCGACCGCCTGGAAATCATCCGCACCTGGAAATTTGCTCGGGGCGACAAGCTCTCCAGCAATTAAAGACCCTGCAAACCCTGTGGGAGCGAGCCTGCTCGCGAATGCGGTGTGTCATTCAATATTAATGTGACTGATCCACCGCATTCGCGAGCAGGCTCGCTCCCACATCGGAATTGTGTTGTCAGCATCTCCAGCTTGTCAGTTCGCCCCTCGAACGCCACACTAGCGCTCATGAAAAACGTCAGCCCCAGCTACCTCAAGCATCACTTCCTGATCGCCATGCCACACATGGCCGACCCGAACTTTGCCCACACCTTGACCTACATCGTCGAGCACACGGCCAATGGCGCGATGGGGCTGGTGGTCAACAGGCCGCAAGACTTGAACCTGGCCGACATCCTCGAACAGTTGCGCCCGGACATCGAGCCGCCCGCGCGCTGCCAGGATGTGCCGATCTTCATCGGCGGGCCGGTGCAGACCGATCGCGGTTTCGTCCTGCACCCGGCGGGCCAGACCTTCCAGGCCACCGCGCAGCTCGACGGCGACCTCGCCCTGTCGACGTCGCAGGACGTGCTGTTCGCCATCGCCGACGGCGTCGGCCCCGCGCAGAGCCTGATCACCCTGGGTTACGCCGGCTGGGAGGCCGGGCAGCTGGAAGCCGAACTGGCCGACAACGCCTGGCTGACCTGCCCGTTCAACGCCGACATCCTGTTCAATACCCGCAGCGAATTGCGCCTGGAAGCGGCAGCGCGGCATTTGGGCATCGACCTCAATCTGCTCACCAGCCAGGCGGGTCACGCCTGATGGCCCTGCGCCTGATTCTCGGCTTCGACTACGGCACCAAACAGATCGGCGTCGCGGTCGGCCAGGTGATTACCGGCCAGGCCCGCGAACTGTGCACCCTCAAAGCGCAGAACGGCGTGCCGAACTGGGATCAGGTCGAAGCGCTGATAAAAGAATGGAAACCCGACGCCGTGGTGGTCGGCCTGCCGCTGAACATGGACGGCACGCCCAGCGAGATGTGCGTACGCGCGGAGAAATTCGCCCGCCGCCTCAACGGCCGCTACAACCTGCCCTTCTATACCCACGACGAACGCCTGACCACCTTCGAAGCCAAGGGCGAGCGACTGGTGCGTGGCGGGCAGAAAGGCAGTTACCGCGACAACCCGGTGGACGCCATCGCCGCCGCCCTGCTGCTGCAGGGCTGGCTCGATGAAAACACTGCATTGTTTGAATCCTGACAAGCGCTTCGGCGCTTTTCTTTTGGTTATAAACCGAGCTTCGTCCGGCAGGACGCAGCGCGGAATCACGAAGGAGCAACCATGAGCCTGCCCAATCCCGCCGATCTGATCAGCCAGATGGCGACCCGCCTCAAGGCGCACCTTGCCCAGCGTGACATCAGCGAACCGCGTTACATCGGCATCCGCACCGGCGGCATCTGGGTCGCGCAGGCGCTGCTCAAGGAGCTGGCCAGCGATGCGCCACTGGGTACGCTGGACGTGTCCTTCTATCGCGATGACTTCAGCCAGAACGGCCTGCACCCGCAAGTGCGCCCTTCCGCCCTGCCCTTCGAGATCGAAGGCCAGCATCTGGTGCTGATCGACGACGTGCTGATGAGCGGTCGGACCATCCGCGCCGCCATGAATGAACTGTTCGATTACGGCCGCCCGGCCAGCGTGACGCTGGTCTGCCTGCTGGACCTGGACGCCGGCGAGTTGCCGATCCGCCCGAACGTGGTCGGCGCCACCCTGACCCTGGCCGGCAGCCAGCGGGTCAAGTTGTCCGGCCCCGAGCCGCTGACGCTCGAACTGCAAGACGTCACCCTTTAATCCGCCCTATTGAGAGTCCCCCTCGCGATGACGCCTCTAGATACCAAGCGCCCGCTGCAGCTCAATGATCAGGGCCAGCTGCGCCACTTCCTCTCGCTCGACGGTTTGCGCCGCGAGTTGCTGACGGAAATCCTCGACACTGCCGACTCGTTTCTTGAAGTCGGCGCCCGGGCGGTGAAGAAAGTCCCGTTGCTGCGCGGCAAGACCGTGTGCAACGTGTTCTTCGAGAACTCCACGCGCACCCGCACCACGTTTGAACTGGCGGCCCAACGGCTGTCGGCGGACGTGATCACCCTGAACGTGTCGACATCGTCGGCGAGCAAGGGCGAAACGTTGCTCGATACCCTGCGCAACCTTGAGGCGATGGCCGCCGACATGTTCGTCGTGCGCCACGGCGACTCGGGCGCGGCGCATTTCATCGCCGAGCATGTCTGCCCGCAGGTGGCGATCATCAACGGTGGTGACGGCCGGCATGCGCACCCGACCCAGGGCATGCTCGACATGCTCACCATCCGTCGGCACAAGGGCGGTTTCGAAAACCTCTCGGTGGCGATCGTCGGCGACATCCTGCATTCGCGGGTGGCACGCTCGAACATGCTCGCGCTGAAAACCCTCGGCTGCCCGGACATCCGCGTGATCGCGCCGAAAACCCTGCTGCCGATCGGCATCGAGCAATACGGCGTCAAGGTCTATACCGACATGGCTGAAGGCCTGAAAGACGTCGACGTGGTGATCATGCTGCGCCTGCAGCGCGAGCGCATGACCGGCGGCCTGCTGCCCAGCGAAGGCGAGTTCTATCGCCTGTTCGGCCTGACCACCGCGCGTCTGGCCGGGGCCAAACCCGATTGCATCGTGATGCACCCGGGGCCGATCAACCGTGGCGTGGAGATCGAGTCGGCGGTGGCCGACGGCCCGCACTCGGTGATCCTCAATCAAGTGACCTACGGCATCGCGATTCGTATGGCCGTGCTGTCCATGGCCATGAGCGGGCAGACTGCGCAACGTCAATTCGAGCAGGAGAACGCCCAGTGAAGCTCAGCATTCTCGGCGCACGCGTCATCGATCCCAGCAGCGGCCTGGATCAAATCACCGACATCCACGTTGAAGCCTGCAAGATCGTCGCCCTCGGCGCCGCGCCGGCCGGTTTCAGCGCAGTAGAAACCATCGACGCGCATGGCCTGGTGGCCGCGCCTGGCCTGGTAGACCTCAACGTTGCCCTGCGCGAGCCGGGTTACAGCCGCAAAGGCTCGATCGTCAGCGAAACCCGCGCCGCCGCTGCCGGTGGCGTGACCAGCCTGTGCTGCCCGCCGAAGACCAAACCGGTGCTCGACACCTCGGCCGTGGCTGAGCTGATCCTCGACCGCGCCCGCGAAGCCGGCAACGCCAAGGTGTTCCCGATCGGCGCACTGAGCAAAGGTCTCGATGGTGAGCAACTGGCCGAACTGGTGGCCCTGCGCGACGCTGGTTGCGTGGCGTTCGGCAACGGCCTGGAAAGCTTCCGCAACAGCCGCACCCTGTGCCGGGCGCTGGAATACGCGGCGACTTTCGACCTGACGGTGATCTTCAACTCGCAGGATCACGATCTGGCCGAGGGCGGTCTCGCCCACGAAGGCGCGGTCGCCAGTTTCCTTGGCCTGCCGGGCATCCCGGAAACCGCCGAAACCGTGGCGCTGGCTCGCGATCTGCTGCTGGTCGAGCAGACCGGCGTGCGTGCGCATTTCAGCCAGTTGACCAGTGCGCGCGGTGTTGCCCTGATTGCTCAGGCGCAGGCCCGTGGTCTGAAAGTCACTGCCGATGTGGCGCTGTACCAGTTGATTCTGACTGATGAAGCGCTGATCGACTTTAACAGCCTCTATCACGTGCAACCGCCGCTGCGCACCCGCGCCGACCGCGATGGCCTGCGTGAGGCGGTGAAATCCGGGGTGGTCTCGGCCATCTCCAGCCATCACCAGCCCCACGAGCGCGACGCCAAACTGGCCCCGTTCGGCGCCACCGAGCCGGGCATCAGCAGTGTTGAGTTGCTGCTGCCGCTGGCGATGACGCTGGTTGAGGATGGTTTGCTCGACTTGCCGACGCTGCTGGCGCGTCTGAGCGCAGGCCCGGCCGAAGCGCTGCGTCTGCCGGCGGGCAAACTGGCGGTAGGCGGCGCGGCGGATATCGTGCTGTTCGACCCGAAAGCATCGACGGTGGCCGGTGAGCACTGGCTGTCGAAGGGCGAGAACTGCCCGTTCATCGGCCACAGTCTGCCGGGTGTGGTGCGCTATACGCTGGTGGATGGGCGGATTACTCACCAGGCATGACTTGCTGCTGAGGGAGATTGTGGCGAGGGGATTTATCCCCGCTCGGCTGCGTAGCAGTCGCGAAGCCATTGCACGCGGTGGAACAAATCCACCGCGTTCTCGGATTCAGGACCGCTTCGCGGCCCAACGGGGATAAATCCCTCGCCACAACTTACTGGAAGGCGCCGCGATTTTGCGCGTTGCGCACCGACACCTGGTCGTTCAGGGTCCAGAAGTCATACAGCACGCCAATAAAGAACAACCCACCCGTCAGCAAATACAGCAAACCGCTGATCCACTTGCCCTGATACATGCGGTGCACACCGAACACACCGA contains:
- a CDS encoding YqgE/AlgH family protein, with product MKNVSPSYLKHHFLIAMPHMADPNFAHTLTYIVEHTANGAMGLVVNRPQDLNLADILEQLRPDIEPPARCQDVPIFIGGPVQTDRGFVLHPAGQTFQATAQLDGDLALSTSQDVLFAIADGVGPAQSLITLGYAGWEAGQLEAELADNAWLTCPFNADILFNTRSELRLEAAARHLGIDLNLLTSQAGHA
- the ruvX gene encoding Holliday junction resolvase RuvX; its protein translation is MALRLILGFDYGTKQIGVAVGQVITGQARELCTLKAQNGVPNWDQVEALIKEWKPDAVVVGLPLNMDGTPSEMCVRAEKFARRLNGRYNLPFYTHDERLTTFEAKGERLVRGGQKGSYRDNPVDAIAAALLLQGWLDENTALFES
- the pyrR gene encoding bifunctional pyr operon transcriptional regulator/uracil phosphoribosyltransferase PyrR, which encodes MSLPNPADLISQMATRLKAHLAQRDISEPRYIGIRTGGIWVAQALLKELASDAPLGTLDVSFYRDDFSQNGLHPQVRPSALPFEIEGQHLVLIDDVLMSGRTIRAAMNELFDYGRPASVTLVCLLDLDAGELPIRPNVVGATLTLAGSQRVKLSGPEPLTLELQDVTL
- a CDS encoding aspartate carbamoyltransferase catalytic subunit translates to MTPLDTKRPLQLNDQGQLRHFLSLDGLRRELLTEILDTADSFLEVGARAVKKVPLLRGKTVCNVFFENSTRTRTTFELAAQRLSADVITLNVSTSSASKGETLLDTLRNLEAMAADMFVVRHGDSGAAHFIAEHVCPQVAIINGGDGRHAHPTQGMLDMLTIRRHKGGFENLSVAIVGDILHSRVARSNMLALKTLGCPDIRVIAPKTLLPIGIEQYGVKVYTDMAEGLKDVDVVIMLRLQRERMTGGLLPSEGEFYRLFGLTTARLAGAKPDCIVMHPGPINRGVEIESAVADGPHSVILNQVTYGIAIRMAVLSMAMSGQTAQRQFEQENAQ
- a CDS encoding dihydroorotase yields the protein MKLSILGARVIDPSSGLDQITDIHVEACKIVALGAAPAGFSAVETIDAHGLVAAPGLVDLNVALREPGYSRKGSIVSETRAAAAGGVTSLCCPPKTKPVLDTSAVAELILDRAREAGNAKVFPIGALSKGLDGEQLAELVALRDAGCVAFGNGLESFRNSRTLCRALEYAATFDLTVIFNSQDHDLAEGGLAHEGAVASFLGLPGIPETAETVALARDLLLVEQTGVRAHFSQLTSARGVALIAQAQARGLKVTADVALYQLILTDEALIDFNSLYHVQPPLRTRADRDGLREAVKSGVVSAISSHHQPHERDAKLAPFGATEPGISSVELLLPLAMTLVEDGLLDLPTLLARLSAGPAEALRLPAGKLAVGGAADIVLFDPKASTVAGEHWLSKGENCPFIGHSLPGVVRYTLVDGRITHQA